The genomic segment GATTATCGTTCATTCTTTGCGTATTATGGTACGGAGACTGAGTCAGGGGAAAATGTACCTGGTCAAGAACTTGAGCCAACTGGTAGCCTATTAGATAAGAGCGCGCAAGATTATTTGAAATTCGTTGATAGCCTGTAAGGAGCTACATGAAAAAAGAAGTATTTCCTCGTTTAGGAGATACTTCTTTTCCTGTTAAAAACAAGCGTTATGCCTGCTGCTTTACAGCCTCCAGAGGGGGCAAGCTGTTTTTCTCTCCCCAGTCGCACATCATATTTAACAAGGGAATGAGAGAAAGACCACGTTCTGATAAAGAATATTCCACTTTTGGAGGGACTTGTGGATATTCTTTGCGGATGATCAAGTCGTCTGCTTCTAGCTCTTTTAACATTAAGCTCAGCGTTTTAAAGGAAATGGTACCGATACTTCGCTTCAGCTCATTATGCCGCATCACCTTATTTTCAGCTAGCCAATACAAAATGATCATTTTATATTTACCGCCTATTAAAGACAACGTATATCCAAAGCCAGTGTCTTTCAGCTCCACGCCAGTTGGAACACAGGTTTCAGGCACAAAGCACACTCTCCTTTGTGAAGTATAGTTTCACAATGCATATATGTTACCATACATCAATATGCCATTTTTTGAAAGTGATGCAGAGTAAGAAACCTGTGAACCTTTATGATTCGAGACTCTTTTGATGGCGCTCAAGCTTGCCGGGGCCAGCGTATAGTACCGAAAAGAAGCCGATAACGGCGAAAACCAATCCCACGATATAACCATGATTGATGGCGGTTCCTAGAGAATCAATCAGAAAAGAATGAATACCTGGCTCGATTTTTAAAGGCTCGCGCATGAGTACTTCAGGGTTAAGCAGACCTTCTACTTTCCCCGAGGAAATACCATGCAATGACGCCCCTGTAGATACGATACTCGCATAATTTTGGTTCACAACAGCAGCCGTAATCGATGCACCGAGTACGCCTCCCATGTTCCGACAAAACCCAACGATCGAGGAAGAAATACCCATATATTTTTTATCGACCGAATGCACAATCGCGTTTTGTGCAATGCTCATTAACGGCCCGATTGCAGCAAACCCGAACAGAATCATCAAGAGTGTTAAGAAAAAGAAGGAAATGCCGGTTGACACGTACATAAGCAAAATAGAACTTACTACGCAAGCGAGCATCGAGAACGCCATGAGAGATCGAAAGGAAAATTTGGTTTGCAACATTCCGAATACCACGGCACCTCCCGTCAAAGAGAGCATCAACGGGGTCAAAACACTATTCGAGTTCGGATGTCCAAGCACGGCCACAGCGAAAATGGGCAAATAAGTGATGGCAGCAAACATGATGGCACCTTGAGAAAGACAGGCGATACAAGTCGCGACCACCATACGGCTTTGAAAAATTTGGAAGGGTAGGATCGGTTCCTGTGCATGACGTTCTACTAGGATAAAAGCGAGCCCCACTATTCCTGCCAGTACAAACAGTGAGATGATTTGCCACGAAGACCACTCATATGCTTTTCCTCCCCATTCAAGCGCCAGCATGACAGCTATACAGGCGACGATTAATGTAACGGTACCCCAATAGTCAATCTTTGGCTTTGTATGAGAACGGGATTCTTTCAGGGAAAACAGAAGAGTTAAGAGAGACAGCAAACCGATTGGAACATTGACATAAAAGCACCAACGCCACCCCAAATAATCAGAGAGCAAAGTCCCGACTTGAGGTCCGGCGATAGAAGAGAGCCCAAAGATACCGGCAAACACGCCGGAGATTCGTGCTGTATATTTCGGATCAGAGGATAGCGTAAATAGGATTGTGAAAGTAATAGGAAAGAGGGCCCCTGAGCCAATTCCTTGAAGGGCACGGAAAGCAATCAGCTGTTCGATGCTTTGGGCA from the Brevibacillus brevis genome contains:
- a CDS encoding MFS transporter, giving the protein MSQSDKRNRFIILAMALGLLMSSLDNTITSAAISHIIKDIGGFESMSWVFTSYVLAATSTMLIFGKMSDLFGRKLFYLLGITIFLIGSALCGVAQSIEQLIAFRALQGIGSGALFPITFTILFTLSSDPKYTARISGVFAGIFGLSSIAGPQVGTLLSDYLGWRWCFYVNVPIGLLSLLTLLFSLKESRSHTKPKIDYWGTVTLIVACIAVMLALEWGGKAYEWSSWQIISLFVLAGIVGLAFILVERHAQEPILPFQIFQSRMVVATCIACLSQGAIMFAAITYLPIFAVAVLGHPNSNSVLTPLMLSLTGGAVVFGMLQTKFSFRSLMAFSMLACVVSSILLMYVSTGISFFFLTLLMILFGFAAIGPLMSIAQNAIVHSVDKKYMGISSSIVGFCRNMGGVLGASITAAVVNQNYASIVSTGASLHGISSGKVEGLLNPEVLMREPLKIEPGIHSFLIDSLGTAINHGYIVGLVFAVIGFFSVLYAGPGKLERHQKSLES
- a CDS encoding winged helix-turn-helix transcriptional regulator, whose amino-acid sequence is MPETCVPTGVELKDTGFGYTLSLIGGKYKMIILYWLAENKVMRHNELKRSIGTISFKTLSLMLKELEADDLIIRKEYPQVPPKVEYSLSERGLSLIPLLNMMCDWGEKNSLPPLEAVKQQA